One genomic segment of Actinoplanes ianthinogenes includes these proteins:
- a CDS encoding TetR/AcrR family transcriptional regulator, whose protein sequence is MTQDGRLLRGERTRTAVLDQAVLLATVSGLDGLSLSQVAEALGVSKSGLFAHWRSKQELQLAVIDHARAQWTDRVIRPALTHPPGLRRLWAVHDRRLAFYEAGVLPGGCFFGNAYFEFNARPGAIQDRLAIEQSDWIAFLTRVAAEAVETGDLRPGTDPAQLAYLVESLGVCAVMRNTPLTFQHARRALLDHLRAIATDPSTLGDLT, encoded by the coding sequence ATGACCCAGGACGGCAGGCTGCTCCGCGGCGAGCGAACCCGCACCGCCGTGCTCGACCAGGCCGTGCTGCTCGCCACCGTCTCCGGCCTCGACGGCCTGTCCCTGAGCCAGGTCGCCGAGGCCCTGGGCGTCAGCAAGTCCGGCCTCTTCGCCCACTGGCGCTCCAAGCAGGAGCTGCAACTGGCCGTGATCGACCACGCCCGCGCCCAGTGGACCGACCGGGTGATCCGGCCCGCCCTCACCCATCCGCCCGGCCTGCGCCGGCTCTGGGCCGTGCACGACCGCCGGCTCGCGTTCTACGAGGCCGGCGTCCTCCCCGGCGGCTGCTTCTTCGGCAACGCCTACTTCGAGTTCAACGCCCGCCCCGGCGCCATCCAGGACCGCCTCGCCATCGAGCAGAGCGACTGGATCGCCTTCCTCACCCGGGTCGCCGCCGAGGCCGTCGAGACCGGTGACCTGCGCCCCGGCACCGACCCGGCCCAGCTCGCCTATCTGGTCGAGTCCCTCGGCGTCTGCGCCGTCATGCGCAACACACCTCTGACCTTCCAGCACGCCCGCCGGGCGCTGCTCGATCACCTGCGAGCCATCGCCACCGACCCGTCGACCCTGGGGGACCTGACATGA
- a CDS encoding GGDEF domain-containing protein: MTRRMLLLYVTLVAVAAAVAGATSGKAVGDLVYFGAYLAMTGLLCWSAAQRRRSTDYLPWLYLALGQVAWLAGDAVYPVSTYLHRTSDGTTSAVLWTVGYLAYGAALVAMARRRAGRWLRPAVLDMLTVVVAAAILIWVGYVSPFLAELAADPLGAYLYLMGPMGDIGILAGVLLLAFSPGRRSGATRLLVSSALLRIASDLGSSFIPSLDLANATAVAVILLSNGLLVAAALHEQSGELTAAARRAPTLHAIRVWFLGAGLLTAPAVLFARRDYAEGERLLLFVATVVTAGFILARFATALRSLERAERTLDHRSRHDSLTGLLNRAALGDELDACPPGSTVLYLDLDGFKAVNDGAGHAAGDAILRAVAQRLTAVVRDCDMVARLGGDEFAVVLTGLSSLDAVPVAERILRDVAVPVEHEGAWHTVGASIGIAGVDAPGSTAEWRPAALLRAADTAMYQAKRLGRGRWVLAEAAA, encoded by the coding sequence ATGACCCGCCGGATGCTCCTGTTGTACGTCACCCTGGTCGCGGTCGCCGCCGCGGTGGCCGGCGCGACGTCCGGAAAGGCCGTCGGTGACCTGGTCTACTTCGGCGCCTATCTCGCCATGACCGGGTTGCTCTGCTGGTCCGCGGCGCAGCGTCGGCGCAGCACCGACTACCTGCCCTGGCTGTACCTCGCCCTGGGGCAGGTCGCCTGGCTGGCCGGCGACGCCGTCTATCCGGTGAGCACCTACCTGCACCGCACGTCGGACGGGACGACGTCCGCGGTGCTCTGGACCGTCGGATACCTGGCATACGGCGCGGCCCTGGTCGCGATGGCGCGGCGCCGGGCGGGCCGATGGCTGCGGCCCGCCGTGCTGGACATGCTCACCGTGGTGGTCGCCGCCGCGATCCTGATCTGGGTCGGGTACGTCTCGCCGTTCCTGGCCGAGCTGGCCGCGGATCCCCTCGGCGCGTACCTGTACCTGATGGGCCCGATGGGCGACATCGGCATCCTCGCCGGCGTCCTGCTGCTCGCCTTCTCGCCCGGCCGGCGCTCCGGCGCGACCCGGCTGCTGGTGTCGTCCGCGCTCCTGCGCATCGCCTCCGACCTGGGCTCCAGTTTCATCCCCTCGCTCGATCTGGCCAACGCCACGGCGGTCGCGGTGATCCTGCTGAGCAACGGGTTGCTCGTCGCGGCCGCCCTGCACGAGCAGAGCGGCGAGCTGACCGCCGCCGCGCGCCGCGCCCCGACGCTGCACGCCATCCGGGTCTGGTTCCTCGGCGCCGGCCTGCTGACCGCGCCCGCGGTGCTGTTCGCCCGGCGCGACTACGCCGAGGGGGAGCGGCTGCTGCTGTTCGTCGCCACGGTGGTCACCGCCGGGTTCATCCTGGCCCGGTTCGCCACCGCGCTGCGGTCGCTGGAGCGGGCGGAGCGGACGCTGGACCACCGGAGCCGGCACGACTCGCTGACCGGGCTGCTCAACCGGGCCGCGCTCGGTGACGAGCTGGACGCCTGCCCGCCCGGTTCCACGGTGCTCTACCTGGACCTGGACGGGTTCAAGGCGGTCAACGACGGAGCCGGGCACGCGGCCGGGGACGCGATCCTGCGGGCGGTGGCGCAGCGCCTGACCGCCGTGGTCCGCGACTGCGACATGGTGGCCCGGCTGGGCGGGGACGAGTTCGCCGTGGTGCTGACCGGGTTGAGCAGCCTGGACGCGGTCCCGGTCGCCGAGCGCATCCTGCGGGACGTGGCGGTGCCGGTCGAGCACGAGGGCGCCTGGCACACCGTCGGCGCGAGCATCGGCATCGCCGGGGTCGACGCGCCCGGTTCGACCGCGGAGTGGCGGCCCGCGGCTCTGCTCCGCGCCGCCGACACCGCGATGTACCAGGCCAAGCGCCTCGGCCGCGGCCGGTGGGTCCTGGCCGAGGCCGCCGCCTGA
- a CDS encoding acyl-CoA thioesterase, producing the protein MTTAVESGAVLRMPVHFDDLDAMGVLHNSRYAVLVERAVVLWWAERGVSFAGGRPTTPDAFNVVREYAITFHRPVTGTGEIAVHFWLDRMGTSSADYGFRVTSLDAETVFAEGRRVNIRVDPATMRPAPWTEHGREIAAALQR; encoded by the coding sequence ATGACCACCGCTGTGGAGAGCGGCGCCGTGCTGCGGATGCCGGTGCACTTCGACGACCTGGACGCGATGGGCGTCCTGCACAACTCGCGGTACGCCGTTCTCGTCGAGCGCGCCGTGGTCCTCTGGTGGGCCGAGCGCGGCGTCTCGTTCGCCGGCGGCCGCCCGACCACCCCGGACGCGTTCAACGTGGTCCGGGAGTATGCGATCACCTTCCACCGCCCGGTCACCGGCACCGGGGAGATCGCCGTGCACTTCTGGCTCGACCGGATGGGCACGTCCAGCGCCGACTACGGGTTCCGGGTCACCTCGCTCGACGCTGAGACGGTGTTCGCCGAGGGCCGCCGGGTCAACATCCGGGTCGATCCGGCCACCATGCGCCCGGCCCCGTGGACCGAGCACGGCCGGGAGATCGCCGCCGCCCTGCAACGCTGA
- a CDS encoding Bax inhibitor-1/YccA family protein yields the protein MSDAYVYRPAAGVAARDRGRTLFAQTMGYVAATTALFALGAYLGRNLPPFFAFVAYLASFAALIAMQFTIRKSKQATVALLAGFGLMMGVAVAPTLVYYASTDPQALWQAGAATALFVAGFGAAGYATRRDLTWLARICFWALLALIVFGIVLIFVNIPNGALIYSVLGLVIFAGFIMFDFQRLRRSRDIDSAPLLAAAIFLDVLNVFLFFLRIFSRNR from the coding sequence ATGAGTGACGCCTATGTCTACCGGCCGGCGGCCGGGGTCGCCGCCCGCGACCGCGGCCGCACCCTGTTCGCCCAGACGATGGGGTATGTCGCGGCGACCACCGCCCTGTTCGCGCTCGGCGCCTACCTCGGGCGGAACCTGCCACCGTTCTTCGCGTTCGTCGCCTACCTGGCCTCGTTCGCCGCGCTGATCGCCATGCAGTTCACCATCCGCAAGTCGAAGCAGGCCACGGTGGCGCTGCTCGCCGGCTTCGGCCTGATGATGGGCGTGGCGGTCGCCCCGACGCTGGTCTATTACGCCAGCACCGACCCGCAGGCCCTGTGGCAGGCCGGCGCCGCGACCGCGTTGTTCGTCGCCGGTTTCGGCGCGGCCGGCTACGCCACCCGCCGTGACCTCACGTGGCTGGCCCGGATCTGCTTCTGGGCCCTGCTCGCCCTGATCGTCTTCGGCATCGTGCTGATCTTCGTCAACATCCCGAACGGCGCCCTGATCTACTCGGTCCTCGGCCTGGTGATCTTCGCCGGCTTCATCATGTTCGACTTCCAGCGCCTGCGCCGCTCCCGGGACATCGACTCGGCCCCGCTGCTGGCCGCGGCGATCTTCCTGGACGTCCTCAACGTGTTCCTGTTCTTCCTGCGCATCTTCAGCCGCAACCGCTGA